The genomic stretch CCAGTGCCGGCCCTGCGCGTTCTCCCCGCGGAACCACCCGACGAAGGTCGCCAGGTAGGTCAGCACCGGGACGGCCGCCAGCGCCCAGGTGGCGCCGGGCAGGCCCCGGCGCAGCGTGGCCACCGTCGGCCGGGCCGCGCCGGCCTCGCGCCAGGTGGCCCGGTCCCACCACAGCGACAGGACGGCGAAGGCGGCCAGGAACCAGACCCCGCTCCACTTCACCCCGCACGCGCAGCCGAACAGCACGCCCGCGGCGATCCGCCAGCCCCGTGGCCCCAGCCGGAACCCGGTCGCGGTCACCCGGTCGGCGCCGTCGCGGACCCGCTGGGCCACCCGGTCGCGGTCGACCACCAGGCAGGCGACCGCGGACACCACGAAGACCTGCAGGAAGACGTCGAGCAGGCCGATCCGGCTGAGGGTGAAGGAGAAGCCGTCCAGCGCCAGCAGCAGGCCGGCGACCAGGCCCAGCAGCGTCGAGCCGGTGAGCCGGCGGGCCAGCCGGGTCAGCACCACCACGGCGATCGTCCCGGCGATCGCGCTGGGCAGCCGCCAGCCCAGCGACTCGTAGCCGACCAGGTGCTCGCCCGCCGCGATCAGCCACTTGCCCAGCGGCGGGTGGACGATGAAGGTGTAGCCGCGGTTGTACTCGTAGCCGAGCTCCAGCAGCTCCGCGCCCTCCGGCGGGTAGTACGCCTCGTCGAAGACCAGGTCCTGCGGGTAGCTGATGCCCCACAGCCGGGACACCAGCGTGGCCAGGCCCAGCAGCGCGGTGAGCACCGCGGCCAGCCGCCGGTCGCCGGGCAGGGGGCGCACCGCCTGCCGCCGCGGCCGCGGCGGCCGGCGACGCCGCCGGGCCGGAGCCGGGTCCTCCGGTGCCGACTCGGTCCGCTCGGGGGCCAGCACCGCCATGCGGGCAGGGTATGTGCCGAGCCTGTCAGCGCCGGCGTGACAGGCTCGGCGTCGTGACAGGACGACTCGTGCTCGGCGGCGCCCCGCTGGGCCAACCCGGCGACGTCGGCCCGCGGCTGCGGCAGGCGATGGCCGAGGCCGACGTCCTGGCGGTCGAGGACACCCGGCGGCTGCACCGGCTGGCCAAGGACCTCGAGGTGACCCTCACCGGCAAGGTGGTCACCTTCCACGAGACCGTCGAGCGGGCCCGGCTCCCCGGGCTGGTCGCAGCGATGACCGAGGGCCGCACCGTGCTGCTGATCACCGACGCGGGCATGCCGTCGGTGTCCGACCCCGGCTACACGCTGGTGCGCGCGGCCATCGAGGCCGGCGTCGAGGTGACCTCGGTGCCCGGCCCCTCCGCCGTCGTCACCGCGCTGGCCGTGTCCGGGCTGCCCTGCGACCGGTTCACCTTCGAGGGCTTCCTGCCGCGCAAGGGCGGGGAGCGGCGCTCGGCGCTCGCCGCGCTGGCCGCCGAGCCGCGCACGATGGTCTTCTACGAGTCCCCGCACCGGCTGGCCGACGCGCTCACCGACGCGGCCGCGGCCCTCGGCGCCGACCGGCCCGCCGCCGTCTGCCGGGAGCTGACCAAGACCCACGAGGAGGTCCGCCGCGGCGGGCTGGGGGAGCTGGCCGCGTGGGCCGCCGACGGCGTGCGCGGGGAGATCACCCTGGTGGTGGCCGGCGCCGTCGCCGGGCCGGTGTCCCTCGAGCCGGCGGAGCTGGCGGCCGAGGTCGCCGCCGAGGAGGCCGCCGGCGCCGACCGCAAGGAGGCCATCCGCACCGTGGTGGCGCGCACCGGGCTGCCCCGGCGGGTCGTCTACGACGCCGTCGTCGCCGCCAAGTCCACCTGACCGCGCGCCGTTGTGCGCTGATCGTCGGTCCACCGGTGCTGGCGTGACGATCAGCGCACAACGGCGAGCGCGGCGGCGATCCGGGCGAGGAGCTCGGCCGGGCGGTGGA from Modestobacter roseus encodes the following:
- a CDS encoding dolichyl-phosphate-mannose--protein mannosyltransferase, whose translation is MAVLAPERTESAPEDPAPARRRRRPPRPRRQAVRPLPGDRRLAAVLTALLGLATLVSRLWGISYPQDLVFDEAYYPPEGAELLELGYEYNRGYTFIVHPPLGKWLIAAGEHLVGYESLGWRLPSAIAGTIAVVVLTRLARRLTGSTLLGLVAGLLLALDGFSFTLSRIGLLDVFLQVFVVSAVACLVVDRDRVAQRVRDGADRVTATGFRLGPRGWRIAAGVLFGCACGVKWSGVWFLAAFAVLSLWWDRATWREAGAARPTVATLRRGLPGATWALAAVPVLTYLATFVGWFRGENAQGRHWAAQNPDTDWPFVPGALRALWHMHGEWLTFHSGLSSPHPWESGPWSWIVDGRPILLWNPQGLTDAAGGQIVRYILMLGTPTLWWLFLPATLWLLWRIVARHDRAAGVAATAIAAGWLTWFLNTDRTMFIFYMAPAVPFFVLAVTLVLQDVLGRPGASTFRRQVGLGAVCLYLAVVAMTFVFFHPVLTGAPLSHAEWLQRMWFPSWF
- the rsmI gene encoding 16S rRNA (cytidine(1402)-2'-O)-methyltransferase, with the protein product MTGRLVLGGAPLGQPGDVGPRLRQAMAEADVLAVEDTRRLHRLAKDLEVTLTGKVVTFHETVERARLPGLVAAMTEGRTVLLITDAGMPSVSDPGYTLVRAAIEAGVEVTSVPGPSAVVTALAVSGLPCDRFTFEGFLPRKGGERRSALAALAAEPRTMVFYESPHRLADALTDAAAALGADRPAAVCRELTKTHEEVRRGGLGELAAWAADGVRGEITLVVAGAVAGPVSLEPAELAAEVAAEEAAGADRKEAIRTVVARTGLPRRVVYDAVVAAKST